From a single Desulfatirhabdium butyrativorans DSM 18734 genomic region:
- a CDS encoding DUF4338 domain-containing protein — translation MKYCGRDFSNSEINHIRQLIAENPQANRLWLSKRVCEFLQWLTPAGLTKDMSCRVAMIRMHKDGLIKLPPPQSKNGNGKRCARSTPQAEPPPYEFQTPAGDIKNLRLELVTDTAQSLLWNELIDRYHYLGYTPLPGAQLRYFAKSQNTVLALFGFGASAWMVAPRDKFIGWNHAQRQSNLHLVVDNARFLILPWVHSRHLASRLLGMVSRQIADDWQNRYSYRPLMLETFVETPRFRGTAYKAANWIYVGQTQGRGKLGQSRENNLPIKDIWLYPLHKRFQQLLCK, via the coding sequence ATGAAATATTGCGGCAGAGACTTCTCCAACTCAGAGATCAACCATATCCGCCAGCTTATTGCAGAAAATCCCCAGGCAAACCGACTCTGGCTCTCAAAAAGAGTCTGCGAGTTTTTGCAATGGCTTACGCCAGCCGGCCTGACAAAGGATATGAGCTGTCGGGTTGCCATGATCCGTATGCACAAAGACGGCCTGATAAAGCTGCCGCCGCCCCAGTCAAAAAACGGCAATGGCAAACGCTGTGCTCGGAGCACCCCACAGGCTGAGCCGCCGCCGTATGAATTCCAAACCCCGGCTGGAGATATCAAAAATCTGCGCCTGGAGCTTGTGACCGATACTGCTCAGTCGCTACTGTGGAACGAGCTTATCGACCGTTACCACTATTTGGGCTACACCCCCCTACCAGGAGCTCAGCTACGCTACTTTGCAAAATCTCAAAACACGGTGCTGGCTCTCTTTGGTTTTGGCGCTTCAGCCTGGATGGTCGCACCCCGGGACAAATTCATCGGTTGGAACCACGCCCAGCGTCAAAGCAACCTCCACTTGGTGGTCGATAACGCCCGCTTCCTGATTCTGCCATGGGTGCACTCAAGACATCTGGCTTCCCGCCTGCTGGGCATGGTCAGCAGACAAATTGCTGACGATTGGCAAAATCGCTACAGTTACCGCCCGCTCATGCTTGAAACGTTCGTTGAAACACCCCGCTTCAGAGGAACCGCATATAAAGCTGCAAACTGGATATATGTTGGCCAAACCCAGGGCAGGGGAAAGCTCGGCCAATCCAGGGAAAATAATCTGCCAATAAAAGACATCTGGCTATACCCGCTGCATAAACGCTTCCAACAGCTTCTCTGCAAATAA